A window of Citrus sinensis cultivar Valencia sweet orange chromosome 7, DVS_A1.0, whole genome shotgun sequence contains these coding sequences:
- the LOC102617616 gene encoding uncharacterized protein LOC102617616 isoform X1, with protein sequence MFFTKLIHRKLSSLLQPWLRDEPELELKLGFINSIAIVKNLRFNNLALNRILDQESSSVYVKELNIEHLSLRFSNWSSTAFSLEVRGVDVTLSAREIKERGLQKDKKTSRSASENVKKNISAIDPEGGAVHDVLERILNTTPSRSRIATAIVNLILNHCYLQMVGINLQLHLPISSDSFAYISELKELNAESLYFHQGCLLRGLVGLVFRPLKKSSFVISGSGFEIGYKRNDHINHVCSSNELLACAKLDELQLVYFDIHSLELNILFSPVDLAIFAVLAELSPKGSKHVRNGRLLWKLVSRRIGHVISAPSLSLHNLVTHVSLWLRYVNAYAHLLFLLGYSADHLLKRYALKISQDETFLASVKNNWEVITDIEIELPAEAIAQARRIARYRAAVNVQRDEDSDKKFSVSSHLKIFSKILPLLACVWKAMYRIFHLIAQLLFLFRLSTKDPESSVNVRQGIVSEYSYPQRCFCLNLEKLFITFYPEHSAEPVNQRLESQTGISYSDFLSFCLSVDALILMYTEDISEKSFLFSCGQLKVTSSSYIRAPLRRSSSMDSTASVKGHRRKGRVTNAKIVLWGEPAELFTLSETNKSSPTDHAEGAFDPVLEDFLGEMWFNWKRFCMKFDESEIEYSENPWLLCETKSFLTYPDLKNPDSGFWKCNLTVGKLNLALEYSSLLSMALLLRQIQHVATWTKGNAMPRAPSGSTPTIADQPEISCNDKFESCAGGIKMALCRMLPEKHIQIGVLIAGPHIQMSLRKIAFQNRRAEKNHLVGQDDFHLEFDVHNIKFVALPTSKSDSTSFVRIPGSDDAKLECIRLQKPQIIAKSDDEKYASQGWISICAYLRIDGLNTYLVDVVRNQRSLIFALKPISFHFSSSREYVHSLTTTVNAFAAALCGMAGGFTIISFIDEMHALFQVVAGLFSEVSYACNGFDYVIYVPFQEFIQQDIVSLEHENGESTVKGASFICTSTLFSLSGTFKLEPMDIFCHKYRIREKVSFVKNIDASSGKMFSDVLLDCGVWISVYQTCMDISCEEGKIEVVIDFSGIKSQLIRYEGHLGNVLDHLVFRNLLLQPHNCLHELSLSNCIFTMWFCRRHDALSPHAESDTVGGSHSGSNIPHSVGNSTLTSESEKSTAWSHHFVQKVGFDPNIFIPAPSHWLLLNIAFGEVLMTNCLVKNVLVGSHQFNKLLSSLSVGGEFQSVSCAIQGGLLLLEITALLMFVSCFSSYLNYIASLLSILQSSTEDNVHISGPNSDCIEESAQGRLLASRKDKEQLLEVLTAHVSQLSLILVFYDESGNVRELVLEVDAHMKLGMSNLEKKFMIDFSRLSILSRFLQESMENESQIPHFSPVVSNDLSSHSVAGEGTVTVQYNNQNGSFNGASCSTNPVSQNEFSMNNCSTEGFRLSHQNYILNHLSVFLSAEKLENYWVGIGSISGFDVTISLPELQMIMSTVSSFYGISSKEMSRKTTERHQSIKQESSNGFKAMVPNGAIVAIQDVDQHTYFAVEDGENKYTLAGAIHYSLVGERALFRVKYHKQKRWMSSVLWFSLISLYAKNDLGEPLRLNCHSGSCFVDISSSDDSSCTLWRMLPCDSESYRGDVDWEAQNQLVKDTFYLVNKKNDCAVAFIDGVPEFVKKPGNSFKFKEFNNLAVTRDLVVSDGYSFDASGTNVSRTEHDDEDKTSEKSGGLPCIHIKIDKVALTVVHELLDTKDRLPLFCACVSDTQIAVQSLSTKARVMSTSRALLSYFDAQRNLWRELVQPVEICIYYRSSFQIQGSEALWHRVPLRIYCRIKEFQIFLTELSLDILLFVVGKLDLAGPYLIRSSRILANCCKVENQSGLNLHCHFDEQQSVTVGRKQSASIFLRNSTLVNQAPDSSSVVSIQLSLGSFTTSPIYLSLLESRSLTWRTRIVSAQDSRTFPGPFIVVDISRTSEDGLSIVVSPLIRVHNETEFSMELRFRRVQEQEDDFASILLKPGHTIDDSMAMFDAVSFSGGLKKALMSLSVGNFLFSFRPGSSDGLISSKSSLSAEWSEELTGGKAVRLSGIFDKLSYEVRRALSVQSEKCSFSTAHCVLKAGDIHVASMHFLIQSIGRNVPIIEPDKSSDGFESRSLPIALQEQKEIFLLPTVLVTNLLHLDIHVLLSETDLCTNSGSENIGKQATIPCGSKADFYANPAIMYFIITLPAFRSSCKPLNSSDWVNKLLKHKNDVRYLDIDLDFGAGKYFASLRLSRGQRGILEATIFTSYTLRNETDVSLLFYAPNQKPLSRDEVQKSGFGISPEIGLLLSPKSTGSWFLKSHKLRFRLLDDHSSEALLDLDILSGLTEIKLEIDEGSGVKYFSKFGVSMGPSSSKVAVPSQTTTIVPRHVVLNETEERIIVRQCYLEDDRAGMFPINSKERKTLQLHDGVDKKRAFSSFENFIRKHRNDNDKSLIYIQFQLDESELGWSGPLCISSLGRFFLKFRKKSDQVKELGKSIIEFAAVHVAEEGSSLVVHFHKPPNVNLPYRIENCLRGASVTYYQKESSEAEVLGSECSVDYVWDDLTLPHKLVVLINDMHTLREINLDKVRPWKPFFKLKQHRSLASYAAFGKKLGDQRTSFGEFNGMEIVKVGYEVRADGPTRILRICESSDSHKRNTASKFCAKIQLRISYFALHLLEHRKQDMDESDASSYAPIVVGRLGNINLDSVFRDQQKYNQISVQSLNVEHKRLGAPFAAMLRRHQLGYSESNDCVLKIVCILLSNSSNVKQVKYSSIILQPVDLNLDEETLMSIASFWRTSLSDSNTQSRQFYFDHFEILPIKIIANFLPGDSYSSYNSAQETVRSLLHSVVKVPSIKNMVVELNGVLVTHALITVRELLNKCGQHYLWYAMRSIYIAKGSPLLPPAFASIFDDSASSSLDVFFDPSYGLTNLPGLTLGTFKFISKCIDGKGFSGTKRYFGDLGKTLKTAGSNVLFAAVTEISDSVLRGAETSGFDGLVSGFHHGILKLAMEPSLLGSALIGGGPDRNINLDRSPGIDELYIEGYLQAMLDSMYRQEYLRVRVIDNQVFLKNLPPNNALINEIMDRVKGFLESEGLLKGDPSRTSRPSRQLRGENEWKIGPTVLTLCEHLFVSFAIRMLRRRADKLIAGIKLKKKSEADNDKAVVPVQRGEGRDSGKFIWKWGIGKFVLSGIIAYIDGRLCRGIPNPIARRIVGGFLLSFLDKRDNQ encoded by the exons ATgttcttcacaaaattaatccACCGTAAGCTATCATCTCTCTTGCAACCATGGTTGCGGGACGAGCCGGAGCTGGAACTCAAATTAGGGTTCATAAACTCTATCGCAATTGTGAAAAACCTCAGATTTAACAATTTGGCTCTCAATCGGATACTGGACCAGGAATCAAGTAGCGTGTATGTGAAGGAATTAAATATCGAACACTTGAGCCTTCGCTTCTCCAATTGGTCATCCACTGCCTTCTCCCTTGAAGTTCGCGGCGTCGACGTCACTCTATCTGCTAG GGAAATCAAGGAAAGAGGACTGCAAAAGGATAAGAAAACGAGTCGTTCTGCTTCAGAGAAtgtaaaaaagaatatttctgCAATCGATCCTGAG GGTGGTGCTGTGCATGACGTCTTGGAAAGGATCTTGAACACCACTCCATCAAGAAGTAGGATCGCAACAGCTATTGTAAATCTTATTCTCAATCATTGCTATTTACAGATGGTTGGCATTAATCTGCAGCTGCATTTACCCATTTCCAGTGATTCCTTTGCATACATCTCAGAACTAAAGGAGCTTAATGCAGAATCTCTGTATTTTCATCAAGGATGCCTTTTGAGAGGATTAGTTGGTTTGGTTTTTCGACCTCTGAAAAAGAGCTCTTTTGTCATCAGTGGCAGTGGTTTTGAGATTGGGTACAAGAGGAATGATCATATAAACCATGTTTGTTCTTCAAATGAGCTTTTGGCTTGTGCAAAACTGGATGAACTTCAGCTTGTATATTTCGATATTCACTCTCTAgagttaaatattttattttccccaGTTGATCTTGCCATTTTTGCAGTTCTTGCTGAACTGTCTCCTAAAGGGTCAAAGCATGTAAGAAATGGTCGATTACTGTGGAAACTAGTTTCAAGGAGAATTGGCCACGTGATTTCAGCTCCTAGTTTGTCATTGCATAATTTAGTTACTCATGTTAGCCTGTGGCTACGTTATGTCAATGCCTATGCACATTTACTGTTTCTACTTGGATATTCTGCTGACCATTTGCTAAAAAGATATGCCTTGAAGATATCCCAAGATGAAACATTTTTAGCTTCTGTCAAAAACAATTGGGAGGTGATTACTGATATTGAAATTGAGCTACCTGCTGAGGCTATTGCACAGGCACGGCGAATAGCTCGTTACCGAGCTGCAGTAAATGTTCAACGGGATGAAGATAGTGACAAAAAATTCTCTGTCAGTAGtcacttaaaaattttctccaAGATCCTTCCTCTACTAGCGTGTGTATGGAAAGCTATGTACAGAATATTCCATCTAATTGCAcagttgttatttttgtttagatTGTCGACCAAGGATCCAGAATCCAGTGTCAATGTGCGTCAGGGAATTGTTTCTGAATATTCCTATCCACAACGTTGCTTCTGTCTAAACCTCGAAAAACTCTTTATCACTTTTTACCCCGAACACTCGGCTGAGCCTGTTAATCAAAGATTAGAATCACAAACTGGCATTTCATATTCAGAtttcctttcattctgccttTCAGTTGATGCACTGATATTGATGTACACGGAAGACATTTCTGAAAAgtctttccttttttcctgTGGGCAATTGAAGGTTACATCCTCAAGTTATATCAGAGCTCCTCTGAGGAGAAGTAGTTCAATGGATTCTACTGCTTCTGTGAAAGGACATCGAAGAAAAGGAAGAGTTACTAATGCCAAAATTGTTTTGTGGGGTGAGCCTGCAGAACTGTTTACCCTTTCAGAAACTAACAAAAGCAGTCCCACTGATCATGCAGAAGGTGCATTTGACCCAGTTCTGGAAGATTTTCTGGGAGAAATGTGGTTCAATTGGAAAAGATTTTGCatgaaatttgatgaaagtgaGATTGAATATTCTGAAAATCCATGGCTTCTCTGTGAGACTAAAAGTTTTTTGACATATCCAGACCTCAAGAATCCAGATTCTGGGTTTTGGAAATGCAATTTGACAGTGGGAAAGTTGAATTTGGCTTTGGAATATTCATCTTTACTCTCAATGGCTCTTCTTCTTCGGCAGATACAACATGTTGCGACTTGGACCAAGGGCAATGCAATGCCAAGGGCTCCTTCAGGGTCTACACCTACCATTGCAGATCAGCCAGAGATCAGTTGCAATGATAAATTTGAGAGCTGTGCTGGTGGAATAAAGATGGCCTTGTGTAGAATGCTTCCAGAGAAACATATTCAAATTGGAGTGCTCATAGCCGGTCCTCACATCCAAATGTCACTAAGGAAGATTGCATTTCAAAATAGAAGGGCAGAAAAGAATCATTTGGTCGGTCAAGATGATTTTCACCTGGAATTTGATGTTCATAACATTAAGTTTGTTGCTTTGCCAACCTCAAAATCTGATTCGACATCATTTGTCAGAATCCCAGGATCTGATGATGCAAAACTAGAGTGTATACGATTGCAGAAACCTCAGATAATTGCTAAATCAGATGATGAGAAGTATGCATCTCAAGGGTGGATTTCAATTTGTGCTTACCTTAGAATTGATGGTTTGAACACTTACTTGGTTGACGTTGTAAGAAACCAACGGAGTCTAATTTTTGCATTGAAGCCAATAAGCTTTCACTTTTCATCCTCCAG GGAGTATGTTCATTCATTAACCACAACTGTTAATGCCTTTGCTGCAGCTTTATGTGGGATGGCTGGAGGATTCactattatttcatttattgatgaaaTGCATGCTTTATTTCAG GTGGTTGCAGGCTTATTCTCTGAAGTGTCATATGCTTGTAATGGGTTCGATTATGTAATTTATGTACCCTTTCAAGAATTTATACAGCAGGATATTGTATCCTTGGAACATGAGAACGGGGAGTCTACTGTAAAAGGAGCATCATTCATATGTACGAGCACTCTGTTTTCACTTAGCGGGACCTTTAAGCTTGAGCCGatggatatattttgtcatAAATATAGGATAAGAGAAAAAGTGAGttttgtgaaaaatattgATGCTTCAAGTGGTAAAATGTTTTCTGATGTTTTGCTTGATTGCGGAGTTTGGATTTCTGTTTATCAAACATGTATGGATATATCTTGTGAAGAAGGGAAAATAGAAGTTGTCATAGATTTTTCAGGAATTAAGTCTCAATTGATCAGATATGAGGGTCATTTAGGAAATGTTCTTGACCACTTGGTATTTAGAAATTTGCTGCTGCAGCCACATAACTGCTTACATGAACTCTCTCTTTCTAACTGCAtatttacaatgtggttttgtCGCCGTCATGATGCCTTATCCCCACATGCTGAGAGTGATACAGTTGGTGGTTCTCATTCTGGGAGTAATATTCCTCATTCAGTGGGGAATTCCACTTTAACAAGTGAATCTGAAAAATCGACTGCTTGGTCTCACCATTTTGTTCAGAAGGTGGGATTTGATCCGAATATCTTCATACCAGCCCCAAGTCACTGGCTACTGCTAAACATTGCATTTGGTGAGGTCTTAATGACAAACTGCCTGGTAAAGAATGTTCTGGTTGGATCACATCAATTCAATAAGCTTCTGTCATCACTTTCAGTTGGAGGAGAATTTCAGTCAGTTTCTTGTGCGATCCAG GGTGGTCTTCTTTTACTCGAGATAACGGCTTTGCTGATGTTTGTTAGCTGTTTTTCTTCATACCTCAATTACATTGCAAGTCTTTTATCTATCTTACAATCATCCACTGAAGATAATgtgcatatcagtggaccgaATAGTGATTGCATTGAGGAGTCTGCCCAAGGAAGACTCCTTGCATCTCGAAAAGATAAAGAACAGCTGCTAGAAGTTCTCACTGCTCATGTTTCGCAACTATCCcttattcttgttttttacGATGAATCTG GGAATGTTCGGGAGCTTGTGCTGGAGGTTGATGCTCACATGAAACTTGGAATGTCAAACTTGGAAAAGAAATTCATGATTGACTTTTCTCGCTTGTCGATCCTTTCTCGATTTCTTCAAGAAAGCATGGAGAATGAAAGTCAAATTCCTCATTTCTCTCCTGTCGTTTCAAATGATTTGTCATCTCATTCTGTAGCTGGAGAAGGCACAGTAACAGTTCAGTATAATAATCAGAATGGTTCATTCAATGGTGCAAGTTGCTCAACAAATCCTGTTTCCCAGAATGAATTTTCCATGAACAATTGTTCTACTGAAGGCTTCCGCTTAAGCCATCAGAACTATATCTTGAACcatttaagtgtttttttatCAGCTGAGAAACTTGAGAATTATTGGGTTGGTATTGGTTCCATTTCAGGTTTTGATGTGACAATTTCTCTTCCTGAATTACAG ATGATTATGTCTACAGTTTCGTCCTTCTATGGAATATCCAGCAAAGAAATGTCTAGGAAAACAACAGAAAGACACCAATCTATAAAACAAGAAAGCAGCAATGGTTTTAAAGCTATGGTTCCAAACG GAGCAATTGTTGCCATTCAAGATGTAGACCAGCATACATACTTTGCAGTTGAAGATGGAGAAAATAAGTACACTCTAGCAGGAGCAATTCATTATTCTCTTGTGGGAGAAAGGGCTCTTTTTAGG GTCAAGTACCACAAGCAAAAGAGATGGATGTCGTCAGTTCTGTGGTTCTCTTTGATATCATTGTATGCTAAGAATGATTTGGGTGAACCATTACGATTGAACTGTCACTCAGGATCATGTTTTGTTGACATTTCTAGCTCTGATGATAGCAGTTGCACACTCTGGAGAATGCTACCTTGTGACTCTGAGAGTTATAGGGGTGATGTGGACTGGGAAGCTCAAAATCAGTTGGTTAAAGATACCTTTTATCTTGTGAACAAGAAGAATGACTGTGCTGTTGCTTTTATTGATGGGGTTCCAGAGTTTGTCAAGAAACCAGGAAATTCATTCAAGTTCAAAGAATTCAATAATCTTGCTGTGACTCGTGACTTGGTGGTATCAGATGGGTACTCTTTTGATGCTTCTGGAACTAATGTGTCTCGTACTGAAcatgatgatgaagataaaaCTTCTGAGAAGAGTGGAGGTCTCCCTTGtattcatattaaaattgacAAAGTCGCTCTGACTGTTGTCCATGAGCTTTTAGATACAAAGGACAGGCTCCCACTCTTTTGTGCTTGCGTGAGTGATACCCAAATTGCTGTACAAAGTTTATCTACGAAGGCCAGGGTTATGAGCACGTCAAGGGCTTTGCTATCTTACTTTGATGCGCAAAGAAATTTATG GAGAGAACTTGTTCAACCGGTTGAAATTTGCATATACTACCGGTCTAGTTTCCAAATTCAGGGTTCCGAAGCACTTTGGCATAGGGTGCCTCTTCGTATCTATTGCAGAATTAAGGAG TTTCAGATATTTCTCACTGAGCTTTCACTGGACATTCTTCTGTTTGTGGTTGGGAAATTGGATTTGGCTGGTCCTTATTTAATCAGAAGCTCTCGTATTCTGGCCAACTGTTGCAAG GTGGAAAACCAGTCAGGCTTAAACCTTCATTGTCACTTTGACGAACAACAAAGTGTGACAGTTGGTAGAAAACAGTCTGCTTCCATTTTCTTAAG GAACTCAACTTTGGTAAATCAAGCTCCAGATAGTTCTTCAGTTGTTTCAATCCAACTTTCCCTTGGTTCCTTTACGACTTCTCCAATCTATCTTTCACTTTTAGAATCTCGATCACTCACTTGGAGAACACGCATAGTGTCAGCCCAAG ATTCAAGAACTTTCCCTGGACCATTTATTGTTGTAGACATTTCAAGGACATCTGAG GATGGTCTGTCAATTGTGGTTTCTCCTCTGATAAGAGTACATAATGAAACGGAGTTCTCAATGGAGCTTCGCTTTCGACGAGTCCAGGAACAAGAAGATGATTTTGCTTCTATTTTGCTAAAGCCAGGGCATACCATTGATGATTCCATGGCGATGTTTGATGCTGTTAGTTTCTCTGGTGGATTGAAGAAGGCATTGATGTCTTTAAGTGTTG GAAACTTCTTATTCTCTTTTAGACCTGGAAGTTCAGATGGCTTGATAAGCTCAAAGAGTTCACTTTCAGCGGAATGGTCAGAAGAACTTACAGGTGGAAAGGCTGTTCGTCTCTCTggaatttttgataaattaagcTATGAAGTCCGAAGGGCTTTATCTGTTCAATCAGAGAAATGTTCCTTCAGTACTGCGCATTGTGTCCTCAAAGCGGGAGATATTCATGTTGCAAGCatgcattttctaattcaaagtATTGGAAGAAATGTGCCTATTATAGAACCAGATAAGTCCAGTGATGGATTCGAGAGTAGGAGTTTGCCAATTGCATTACAAGAGCAGAAggaaatttttcttcttccgaCTGTGCTGGTCACCAATTTATTGCACTTGGATATACATGTCCTCTTGTCGGAGACTG ATCTGTGTACCAACTCTGGCTCTGAGAACATTGGCAAGCAGGCAACAATACCGTGTGGATCAAAGGCTGATTTTTATGCTAATCCTGCCataatgtattttattattactttacCTGCTTTTAGATCAAGCTGCAAACCATTAAACAGCAGTGATTGGGTAAATAAGTTACTTAAGCACAAGAATGATGTCCGTTATTTGGACATTGATCTGGATTTTGGTGCTGGAAAGTATTTTGCTTCCTTAAGATTGTCTCGTGGGCAGAGAGGCATATTGGAG GCTACTATCTTTACATCGTATACCCTGAGGAATGAAACTGATGTTTCTCTACTTTTCTATGCCCCAAATCAGAAGCCTCTATCACG GGATGAAGTACAAAAATCTGGTTTCGGTATTTCTCCTGAAATAGGGCTGCTTTTATCCCCAAAGTCAACTGGATCATGGTTTCTAAA ATCACACAAGTTACGGTTCAGATTGTTGGACGATCATTCATCTGAGGCTTTGTTAGACTTAGATATTTTGTCAGGCCTTACAGagataaaattggaaatagaTGAAGGATCTGGTGTCAAGTATTTTAGCAAGTTTGGAGTTTCTATGGGTCCGTCTTCAAGTAAAGTGGCTGTTCCATCTCAAACAACAACTATTGTCCCAAGGCATGTTGTACTTAATGAGACAGAGGAAAGGATCATTGTCCGTCAATGTTATCTGGAG GATGACAGGGCAGGCATGTTTCCCATCAATAGTAAAGAGAGAAAAACATTGCAGTTGCATGATGGGGTTGACAAGAAGAGAGCATTCAGTTCATTTGAGAATTTCATCCGAAAGCATAgaaatgataatgataaatcATTGATATATATTCAGTTTCAACTGGATGAGTCTGAGCTTGGTTGGTCAGGGCCACTGTGCATCTCTTCCCTTGGGCGGtttttcctaaaatttagaaaaaaatctGATCAAGTGAAAGAACTGGGGAAAAGTATAATAGAATTTGCAGCTGTTCATGTGGCAGAAGAAGGCTCCTCTCTTGTTGTGCACTTTCATAAACCACCAAATGTCAATCTACCATATCGGATTGAGAACTGTTTGCGTGGTGCATCTGTTACATACTATCAAAAG GAATCGTCAGAGGCAGAGGTTCTTGGATCTGAATGCAGTGTTGATTATGTGTGGGATGATTTGACTCTTCCGCATAAATTGGTTGTTCTAATCAATG atATGCATACATTGCGTGAAATTAACTTGGACAAGGTGCGGCCATGGAAGCCCTTTTTCAAACTTAAGCAACACAGAAGCTTAGCATCTTATGCTGCTTTTGGCAAAAAATTGGGAGACCAGAGGACTAGTTTCGGTGAATTTAATGGAATGGAGATAGTAAAGGTGGGGTATGAAGTGCGTGCAGATGGTCCTACACGCATTTTACGAATTTGCGAGTCTTCAGATAGTCATAAGAGAAACACAGCATCCAAGTTCTGTGCTAAGATTCAGCTTAGAATATCTTATTTTGCTCTCCACTTGCTTGAACATCGGAAGCAG GATATGGACGAGAGTGATGCATCGTCATATGCACCAATTGTAGTTGGAAGGCTTGGTAATATCAACCTGGACTCTGTTTTCAGAGATCAGCAGAAATATAACCAGATTTCTGTGCAG TCACTGAACGTGGAGCATAAGAGGTTAGGAGCCCCTTTTGCAGCAATGCTCCGAAGACATCAGTTAGGTTACAGTGAGTCAAATGATTGTGTACTCAAAATTGTTTGTATACTACTTTCGAACAGCTCAAATGTGAAACAAGTTAAATATTCATCAATCATTCTGCAG CCTGTTGATTTGAACCTCGATGAGGAGACCTTGATGAGTATTGCCTCATTTTGGAGGACATCTCTCAGTGACTCAAATACTCAGAGTCGGCAGTTTTACTTTGATCATTTTGAAATTCTTCCAATAAAG attattgCTAACTTTCTTCCTGGGGACTCTTATTCAAGTTATAACTCAGCCCAGGAAACTGTACGGTCACTGCTGCATAGTGTGGTAAAG GTCCCTTCCATAAAAAATATGGTAGTAGAGCTCAATGGTGTTCTTGTTACTCATGCTTTGATTACAGTGCGTGAATTACTTAATAAATGTGGGCAACATTATCTATG GTATGCCATGAGGTCAATCTATATTGCTAAAGGAAGCCCATTGCTTCCACCAGCTTTTGCTTCTATTTTTGATGATTCGGCTTCATCCTCTCTTGATGTCTTCTTTGACCCTTCCTATGGATTGACAAATCTTCCTGGTTTGACTTTAG GTACCTTcaaatttattagtaaatgTATTGATGGCAAAGGGTTCTCAGGGACAAAACGTTACTTCGGTGATCTTGGAAAAACT TTGAAAACAGCAGGGTCTAATGTACTCTTTGCTGCTGTAACTGAAATATCAGACTCAGTATTGAGGGGAGCAGAGACAAGTGGTTTTGATGGATTG GTGAGTGGTTTTCACCAtggaattttgaaattggCTATGGAGCCATCATTATTGGGGAGTGCTTTGATTGGAGGTGGCCCAGATCGAAATATCAACCTTGATCGAAGTCCTGGGATTGATGAG CTGTATATTGAAGGATATCTGCAGGCAATGCTGGATTCGATGTACAGACAAGAATATCTTAGAGTCAGAGTCATTGACAATCAG GTTTTCCTCAAAAACTTACCCCCAAACAATGCTCTCATAAATGAGATCATGGATCGCGTGAAGGGGTTCCTTGAGAGTGAGGGATTGTTGAAAGGAGATCCTTCGAGAACTTCTCGCCCCTCACGCCAGCTCCGAGGAGAAAAT GAATGGAAAATTGGACCGACAGTGTTGACATTGTGTGAACACCTGTTTGTGAGCTTTGCAATCCGCATGCTGAGGAGGAGAGCTGATAAGCTTATAGCTGGCATcaagttaaagaaaaagtcagaAGCTGATAATGATAAAGCAGTTGTCCCTGTACAACGGGGTGAAGGAAGGGACAGTGGGAAGTTTATTTGGAAATGGGGTATTGGGAAATTTGTATTGTCGGGTATTATAGCATATATCGATGGAAGGCTATGTCGTGGTATCCCTAATCCTATAGCAAGGCGGATTGTTGGTGGCTTTTTGTTGAGTTTTCTAGACAAAAGGGATAATCAATGA